The DNA region CAGCATCACGCCGCCGACGGACAAGAACGCGGTCCCCACGATGACCCACAACAGCCAGTCGCGCAGCTGCTTCCAGACCACGGACTTGGGCACGTGGATGACCACCGACCAGCCGGTGTCGGCCGACCGGCTGAGGCTGGCCAGGGAGGGGACCTGCTCCAGGTTCAGGAATTCCTTGACGTAGTCCCCGGGGCCCGGGTTGCCGAGCAGGGGCGGTACGCGCTTGCCCACGTACTGTTCCTGGGCCAGTGTGCGGTAGACGGCCACCCGGTCGGCGTCCATGATCAGGCCCACCCAGCCGGGGGGGAGGGGGTATTCGGCCAGGCGGGCCACGAAGCGGTCCGTGGGCAGGGCCATGGCCAGGTCGTAGACGACCTGGCCGTCGCGGATGACGGGCACGTCCACGCTGACCATGTCGCGGCCGGTGACGGCTCCCTTGAAAAGCCCGCTGACGATGGGCCTGCCCCCTTCGAAGACCCGGCGTACCGTGTTGGCGGCGGCGCGCTTGGGCAGGGGCGTATCCTGAGGGAGATAGGTGTTGACCAGTTGCTGGGCCGTGGCGTCGGCCAGGATGATGTCCGCCCCCTCGTAGCCGTTGAGCAGCAGGCGGGCCTGGTCGTGAAAGGCCGTGAAATCCTTGGCGTCCAGGGCCGGGGAGGTGGCCAGGGCCGTCAGGGCGGCCTGGATGCGCGCCAACTCCTGGTCCAGGGACAGGCGCAGGCTTTGCGCGGTGTCCAGCAGCTGCCCTTCCACGGTCTGCTTTTTTTCCTGATAGGCGAAATGAACGAGGGCGCCCGCGACGAGCCATACGGGCAGCACGCAGGCGGCCACCAGGCAGGCCAGCCTGAAGCGGATGGTGCGCCAGTTCCATAAAGAGCCCATGTGCATGTTGCCCGTCCTCACGCGCGCTGCGAAACGGGCAGGGTCACGACGAAGCGCGCGCCCGCTTCGGGCGCGCTTTCCACCGTGACCGTGCCCTGGTGCCCTTCGACGATCCGGCGGACAATGGCCAGCCCGATACCGATGCCTTCGTAGGCCGTATGGCCGTGCAGGCGCTGGAAGGGTTGGAAGATCTTGTCCTTGTACCGCGGGTCGAAACCGATGCCGTTGTCCTGGATCGAAACCCTGGCCGCCGGATGGCCGCCTTCGGAAACGATCTCGCCGCGCACGCGCACCAGCGGCGGTGGCTCGGCGCGGTACTTGAGGGCATTGGAAAAGAGGTGGTGGAAAAGTTCGTGCAGCAGGCGGCTGTCGACTTCCGCCCACGGCAGGTCGTCGATTTCGATACGGCCTCCGGTCGCGGCCAGCGTGCGCTCGAAATCGAGGGCCGCCTGGCGGGCGATCGCCCCCATGTCGGCCATGGCGAAGGCCTGCGGGTTCGTGGCGATCTGGGAATAGTCGAACAGGGCGCCGATGAGCGACCGCATCCGGGTGGCGGCCTTTTCCATGCGGCGCAGGTAGTCCCGGCCGGTTTCGCCCAGGGCGGCGGCGTATTCCGTGCGCAGCCGCTCGCCGAAGACCTGCACCTTGCGCAAGGGCTCCTGGAGGTCGTGGGAGGTGATGGCGCTTAAGTTCGCCAGTTCCGCGTTGCGGGCCTCGAGTTCGCGGGTGCGCTCCCGGACCAGGGCTTCCAGTTCGTCGCGGGAAAGCCGCAACCGCTCTTCGGCCAGCTTGCGCTCGGTGATGTCCTTGGTCACGGCGAGCACATGGGGCCTGTTCCCGATTTCCAGCGGTTCGATGGAAAGCAGCACGCTTTTCATCGAACCGTCCTTGGTCCGCAGGCGGATTTCGGCATCGACGACCTGCTCTCCGGCGGCAAACCGCTCGCGGATGCGTCGGCGCGTGTCGGCATCGTCCCAGATGCCGAGTTCGAGCGTCGTCTTCCCGATGAGTTCGTCCGGGGCGTAGCCCGTAAGCCGCAGATAGGCGTCATTGGCGGACACGAAGCGGGATTCGTCGAAGGAGACGATGGCCATGGGCGCCGGGCTGGCCTGGAAGACCTTCTGGAATTGGATTTCACGCTCCCGCAGCGCCTGCTGCGCCAGCTTGCGTTCGGTGATGTCCTCGCTAAAGACCACGATCCCGCCCACGGCCTGTTCGGCGGTGTACCAGGGCCGGACTTCCCAGCGCAGCCATTGGGTGGAGCCGTCCTGGCGCTTGACGGGATCCTCCTCGGCCCGCTCCAGGGCCCCGGCCAGGCAGCGGCGGTGGATGCCCTTCCAGCGTTCGTCGATTTCGGGGAAAATGTCGTAATGGCTGCGGCCAAGCAGGTTCCGCCCGGCCAGGCCATAGTCGGAAAGCCAGCGCTGGCTGACGGAGACGTAGCGCATGTCCCGGTCGAACATGGCGATGGCCGCCGGGGCGTGGGCGATGAACAGGCGCAGTTGTTCCTCGCGCTGGCGCAGTTCCGCTTCCAGGGCCTTTTGCTCCGAAATGTCCGTGTTGGTGCCGAACCACCGGGACACCCGGCCGTCGGCGTCGCGCAGGGGGTTCACCCGGGTCAGGAAGGGGCGGAATCGGCCGTCGGCGCCGCGCAGGGGGAATACCATGTCAAAGGGCCGGCCCGTGGCGATGGAGGTCCGCCATCGTTCCCGTACGGCCGGGAGCACGGCCGGGTCGTGCACCCGCTGCCAGCCCCAGCCTTCCATCTGCTCGGGGGTGGTGCCCGTGTAGGCGTACCAGCGCTCGTTGTACCAGAAGATATGGCCGTCGGCCCGGGCGATCCAGGCGAGTTGGGGAATGGCGTCGGCCATCGTCCGGAAGCGCTCCTCGCTTTCGCCGAGGGCCCTGGTGCCTTCGGACACCCGGTGGGTGAGCGTCCGGCCGGCGGCCCGCAGTTCCTCGATGCCCTGGCGCTGGGAGAGGGCCAGGGCCAGATGGCGGGCGATCAGCTCCAGGCCGCGCACCAGTTGCGGGGTGAACATGCCCGGGCGCTTGTCCTCGAACTGGAGCAGGCCGTGGGTCGTCGTGTCGCAACGCAGCGGGATGAGCGCCGAGGACTCGTAGCCCGCGGCCAGGCAATTGCCCCGGATATGGTCGCGCAGTTCCGGGCGGACCCGCAGCAGTTCGGTGTTGCTGTTGGTCCACAAGCTGCCGTATTCGGTGAAAAAGGGCTCGCTTCGATCGATGCGGCCCAAGATGACCATGCCGCAGGCGCATTCGAGCGGGAGCTGCCCGTTGGCGTCGGGCTCGGGCTGGCCGTGGCCGCCCTTGGGGCACAGGCTGTTTTCCAGCCGGACGAACTCCTCGGACAGGCCCTTGGTCTGGAAGTAGGGGAAATCGTCCCCTTCCCGCAGCCGCAGTCCCACCGCGTCGAACCCCGTCCCCCGGGCGAGGAGGGTCACGATCTCGCGCAAAAGCTCGGGTGTGGCCGTTTCCGCCTTGATGCGGCCAAGGGCCTCGGCGGTCAGCCTGTCGAGGCTGTCGCGCGCGGCCAGTTCCCGGCGCAAGGCGTCGCGCTCCTGCAAGAGCGTTTCGCGGCTGTTGACGTCCTCGTTCATGGGGACTCCGGTTCCTGTGCCAGGCGCCTTGCGGCCTGCGGGCCGCCGGCGTTCAACGCTCGGGCAGGCGGACGATCTGAAACCAGTATTCGCCGAAGGTGCTCACCACCTCGCACATGCTCTGGAAAGTGACGGGCTTGGTGATGAAGCAGTTGGCCCCGTCCTGGTAGCTGCGCAGGATGTCCGCGTGGGTTTGGGAGGTGGTGAGGATGATGACCGGGATTTCCTTGAGTTGCGGGTCGTTCTTGATCTCCTTGAGGGCTTCGCGGCCGTCCATGCGGGGCATGTTGAGGTCGAGCAGGATGATGTCCGGACGCGGGGAACGCGCGGGGTCGGCGTGGGCGCCCCGGCGCTTGAGGTAGTCCAGAAGCTCCACGCCGTCTTCCACCACGTGAAGATCATTGGAAAGCTTGGCTTTCTGGAAGGAATCCCGGATGAGGACCACGTCATCCTCGTCGTCGTCGGCCAACAGGATCACGGCGGACTTGACTGTGCTCGGCATGGCATCTCCTGACGGTTTCCTTATAGCCTAGCACCAAAAAGCGGTCAGGGCCAGCGAATCCCTTCCGTTCCCCCCTCGCCCGCAGCGGGGCGCCTCCTTGCCCCGACGTGGGCTGGTCTGGTACGGTCGGGCGAATCGATACGAACCGCGTGGTGCGCCATGAGACATGTCGTCTGGATCTGTGTGCTGCTGCTGTGGCTGTCCCTGCTGGCTCCCGGCGGCAGCGACCTGTGCCTGTCGAGTCCCGTTTCGCTGACCTGTCCCACCTGTCCGGTGCCGCTTCGCTGCTACACCGTGGAGGATTGGCTGGACTATTTCCTGCCGGGCTGGGCCGGGGTGCTGTAGCGCGGTGGCCGGGCGCGGCAACGGCAAACGCCGCCTTGGGCCAAGGCGGCGTTTGAAAAGGGGCTGGGCGCGCTCCCCGGCCTTCCCGGCTCCCTGGACGCGGGACGGCGGGATCCGCGCGGTCCGGGTCGGCTAGATGTAGTCGCCCCGGTTGAACTTGATCTTCTCGGTCACGGTCATGACTTCCAGTTCGTTGACGAGGGAACCGAGCCCCGCGTTGACGTCGCTTGGCAGGTCGTCCTTGAGCTGCTTGACGCCGGTTTCAATGTTTTCCAGCACGCCGTAGGCCTGCTTGAGGGAATCCCCCCCGGCGCCGGAGGCCAGCTGGTCGGCATAGTTCTCCCATTTGGCCAGGAGGGTGTCCATGCTGTTCATAACCGCCTGCTCTTCTTCGCTGAATTGACCGGAGGCCTCGACGTCGCCGGCGGCTTGGGCGCCGGTGAGGTCCAGGGCGGCATAGCCGGCCAGGGGCGGAGCGGCAAGCCCCGACGCCTGGGAGGAACCGTCGTCGCCGAGCTTCTGGGACAGGATGGCGGCAAAGGCATCCGACGCGTCCTTGGACCCCGCGGTCTTTTCCGCGGCCTGCTGCAGGGCGGTCAGTTGGTCGGTTTGGATTTTCATCGGCCTTCCCCCGCGTTAACGTTTCCAGAGTGCCTGCAAGGAGCCTGCCAAACAGTAATTTTTGTAACAGGCAGGTATTGCATGAAAATTTTTTTCACGGCCGGGAAATTTTTGCCCGCTCCGGTGCGTCGCGGCCCGGCCAAGGCGCCGGGCCGAGGCGCCGGCCGCTCGATGCCTTTTCCATAGGGCAGGCAAAACGCCTTGTCTATTGCCATCCACTTTGGCAATCTGGACCGACCGGCCCATGCGGTCTTTTCGGCCGGCGCGGCGAGAACTTAAGCCGCAACGCATCCAAACAAGGAGCGGTTTCATGCCCAGCGTCAACAACATCCTGTGCGCCGTGGACTTCTCCGAGGGCTCGGCCCGCGTGGCCGCCTATGCCGCCGCCCTGGCCAAGGCCACCGGCGCGGCCATCTGCTGCGTCTACGTGGCCCCGTCCCTGGCCGAATATGTAGGCTTCAACGTGCCGCAAGCGGCGCTCGACACCTTCGTCGGCGACGTGGTGGAGTCGGCCGGAACGTCCATGCACGACTTCATCGACGAGCATTTCAAGGGCCTGCCCGCCAAGGGGCAGGTCCTCACCGGCTACCCGGCCGAGGAGATCCTCAAGGCCGCCGAGGACTGCCATGCCGACATGATCGTCATGGGCACCCACGGCCGCACCGGCATCGACCGCATCATTTTCGGCTCCGTGGCCGAGAAGGTGGTCAAGACCGCCGCCTGCCCCGTGCTGACCGTCAAACCCCGCGAAGCCGCCTAGCGGCCCCTGGCGGGTTCCTTTCGCGGAGCGACCGTTCATGCAGCCGACCGACCGTATCCGGGAGGACGTACGGGGGTTCACCCCGTACGCTCCCGGGTTGTCCATGGAAGAGATCAAGGAACGCTACGGCCTGTCCCGGGTCGTCAAGCTGGCCAGCAACGAAAACCCGCTCGGGGCCTCGCCGCTGGTCAAGCGGGTGCTCGGGCGCAAGGCCGACATGGTCTTCCGCTATCCCCGGGCTGGCAACCCGGCCCTGACCGCCGCCCTGGCCGCCTTCCACGGCGTGCCCCAGGCCTGCGTCGTGGCCGGCAACGGCTCCGACGAGGTCATCGACCTGCTCGTGCGCCTGACCTGCCGGCCGGGCCGGGACAACGTGGTGGCCTTTTCCCCGTGCTTTTCCATCTACGTCCAGCAGACGAAGCTGTGCGGGGTGACGCTGCGCCAGCCGTCCCTGGGGCCGGATTTCGCCTTCGACCTGCCGGCGCTGGCCGGGGCCTGCGACGACGACACCGCCCTGGTCTTCCTCACCAACCCCGACAACCCCTCGGGCTACGCCGTGCCGGCCGAGGCGGTCGTCGCCCTGGCCCGGTCGCTGCCGCCGCGCGCCCTGCTGGTCGTGGACGAGGCCTACGCGGACTTCGCCGAGCCCGCGGCCGAGTATTCCATGCTGGCGCGCTTCGGGGAGTGCGACAACGTGGTGGTGCTGCGCACCTTTTCCAAGCTCTACGGCCTGGCCGGGCTGCGCCTGGGGTTTGGCGTCATGCCCGAGTGGCTGGCCGACTACATGCTGCGGGTACGCCTGCCGTTTAGCGTCAATCTCCTGGCCGAGGCCGCCGGCCTGGCCGCCCTGGAGGACACGGCGTTCGTCGCGGCCAGCCTCGAAACCGTGCACCGGGGCCGGGCCAGGCTGGCCGAGGGGCTGGCCGGCCTGGGCTGCCGGGTCTTCCCGTCCCAGGCCAATTTCCTCATGTTCGAGCCGCCCCTCGCTGCCGCCGCCCTTTTCGAGGCGCTGCTGCGCCGGGGGCTCATCGTCCGGGGGCTCAAAAGCTACGGCCTGCCGGGGATGCTGCGCGTGAGCATCGGCAACGACGAGGAAAACGACCTGTTTCTGGCCGCCATGAAGGACATCTGCGACCATGGCGTCTAACGGGCGGCGCATCCTCACCATCGACGGCCCGGCCGGCGCGGGCAAGACGTCCGTGTCGCGCCGGGCGGCCGGCCGGCTGGGCCTGGCCTACCTGGACACCGGGGCCATGTTCCGGGCCCTGGCCCTGCGCCTGGGGCCGGGCGGCCACGAACTGCCCGCGGCGGCCATCGAGGCGGCCCTTGCCGCCATGACCTTTTCCCTGGCCGGCAGCGGGGCGGACACGGC from Solidesulfovibrio sp. includes:
- the hisC gene encoding histidinol-phosphate transaminase, whose amino-acid sequence is MQPTDRIREDVRGFTPYAPGLSMEEIKERYGLSRVVKLASNENPLGASPLVKRVLGRKADMVFRYPRAGNPALTAALAAFHGVPQACVVAGNGSDEVIDLLVRLTCRPGRDNVVAFSPCFSIYVQQTKLCGVTLRQPSLGPDFAFDLPALAGACDDDTALVFLTNPDNPSGYAVPAEAVVALARSLPPRALLVVDEAYADFAEPAAEYSMLARFGECDNVVVLRTFSKLYGLAGLRLGFGVMPEWLADYMLRVRLPFSVNLLAEAAGLAALEDTAFVAASLETVHRGRARLAEGLAGLGCRVFPSQANFLMFEPPLAAAALFEALLRRGLIVRGLKSYGLPGMLRVSIGNDEENDLFLAAMKDICDHGV
- a CDS encoding universal stress protein → MPSVNNILCAVDFSEGSARVAAYAAALAKATGAAICCVYVAPSLAEYVGFNVPQAALDTFVGDVVESAGTSMHDFIDEHFKGLPAKGQVLTGYPAEEILKAAEDCHADMIVMGTHGRTGIDRIIFGSVAEKVVKTAACPVLTVKPREAA
- a CDS encoding PAS domain S-box protein → MNEDVNSRETLLQERDALRRELAARDSLDRLTAEALGRIKAETATPELLREIVTLLARGTGFDAVGLRLREGDDFPYFQTKGLSEEFVRLENSLCPKGGHGQPEPDANGQLPLECACGMVILGRIDRSEPFFTEYGSLWTNSNTELLRVRPELRDHIRGNCLAAGYESSALIPLRCDTTTHGLLQFEDKRPGMFTPQLVRGLELIARHLALALSQRQGIEELRAAGRTLTHRVSEGTRALGESEERFRTMADAIPQLAWIARADGHIFWYNERWYAYTGTTPEQMEGWGWQRVHDPAVLPAVRERWRTSIATGRPFDMVFPLRGADGRFRPFLTRVNPLRDADGRVSRWFGTNTDISEQKALEAELRQREEQLRLFIAHAPAAIAMFDRDMRYVSVSQRWLSDYGLAGRNLLGRSHYDIFPEIDERWKGIHRRCLAGALERAEEDPVKRQDGSTQWLRWEVRPWYTAEQAVGGIVVFSEDITERKLAQQALREREIQFQKVFQASPAPMAIVSFDESRFVSANDAYLRLTGYAPDELIGKTTLELGIWDDADTRRRIRERFAAGEQVVDAEIRLRTKDGSMKSVLLSIEPLEIGNRPHVLAVTKDITERKLAEERLRLSRDELEALVRERTRELEARNAELANLSAITSHDLQEPLRKVQVFGERLRTEYAAALGETGRDYLRRMEKAATRMRSLIGALFDYSQIATNPQAFAMADMGAIARQAALDFERTLAATGGRIEIDDLPWAEVDSRLLHELFHHLFSNALKYRAEPPPLVRVRGEIVSEGGHPAARVSIQDNGIGFDPRYKDKIFQPFQRLHGHTAYEGIGIGLAIVRRIVEGHQGTVTVESAPEAGARFVVTLPVSQRA
- a CDS encoding response regulator, whose translation is MPSTVKSAVILLADDDEDDVVLIRDSFQKAKLSNDLHVVEDGVELLDYLKRRGAHADPARSPRPDIILLDLNMPRMDGREALKEIKNDPQLKEIPVIILTTSQTHADILRSYQDGANCFITKPVTFQSMCEVVSTFGEYWFQIVRLPER